Part of the Zea mays cultivar B73 chromosome 4, Zm-B73-REFERENCE-NAM-5.0, whole genome shotgun sequence genome is shown below.
tggactagttgaagtctcatgtgacgttgtgtttgatgaatctaacggctctcaagtagagcaagttgatcttgatgagataggtaatgaagaggctccatgcatcacgctaaggaacatgtccattggggatgtgtgtcctaaggaatccgaagagcctccaaatgcacaagatcaaccatcctcctccatgcaagcatctccaccaactcaaaataaggatgaggctcaaaatgatgaagaagacgagccacctcaagatgatagcaataatcaagggggagatgcaaatgatcaagaaaaggaggataaggaagaaccaagaccgccacacccaagagttcaccaagcaatccaacgagatcaccccgtcgacaccatcctcggcgacattcataagggggtaaccactcgatctcgggttgctcatttttgtgaacattactcttttgtttcctctattgagccacacagggtagaggaagctctccaagattcggattgggtggtggcaatgcaagaggagctcaacaacttcactagaaatgaggtatggcatttagttccacgtcctaaccaaaatgttgtaggaaccaaatgggtcttccgcaacaagcaagatgagcatggtgtggtgacaaggaacaaagctcgactcgtggccaaaggatattcacaagtcgaaggtttggatttcggtgaaacctatgcacccgtagctaggcttgagtcaattcgcatattattggcctatgctacttaccatggctttaagctctatcaaatggatgtgaaaagtgccttcctcaacggaccgatcaaggaagaggtctatgttgagcaacctcccggctttgaagacagtgagtaccctaaccatgtctataggctctctaaggcgctttatgggctcaagcaagccccaagagcatggtatgaatgcctaagagatttccttatttctaatggcttcaaagttggcaaagccgatcctacactctttactaaaactcttgaaaatgacttgtttgtatgccaaatttatgttgatgatattatatttgggtctactaacgagtctacttgtgaagagtttagtaggatcatgacacagaaattcgagatgtcgatgatgggggagttgaagtattttctaggattccaagtcaagcaactccaagagggcaccttcattagccaaacgaagtacactcaagacattcttgctaagtttaggatgaaggatgccaaacccatcaagacacccatgggaactaatgggcatctcgacctcgacacgggaggtaagtccgtggatcaaaaggtataccggtcgatgattggttcattgctttatttatgtgcatctcgaccggacattatgctttccgtttgcatgtgtgcaagatttcaatccgaccctaaggaatcacaccttacggccgtaaaacgaatcttgagatatttggcttacacacctaagtttgggctttggtaccctcggggatccacatttgatttgattggttattcggatgccgattgggcggggtgcaaaattaataggaagagcacatcggggacttgccagttcttgggaagatccttggtgtcttgggcttcaaagaagcaaaattcggtcgctctttccaccgccgaagccgagtacattgccgcaggacattgttgcgcgcaattgctttggatgaggcaaaccctgcgggactacggttacaaattaaccaaagttcctttgctatgtgataatgagagtgcaatcaaaatggccgacaatcccgtcgagcacagccgcactaaacacatagccattcggtatcattttcttagggatcaccaacaaaagggagatatcgagatttcttacattaacactaaagatcaattagccgatatctttaccaagcctcttgatgaacaatcttttaccagacttaggcatgagctcaatattcttgattctagaaatttcttttgctagcttgcacacatagctcattagaatacctttgatcatatctcttttatatgctatgactaatgtgttttcaagtctattttcaaaccaagtcataggtatattgaaagggaatcggagtcttcggcgaagacaaaggcttccactccgtaactcatgcctcgccatcactccgagcaactctctattccttggggagaaatgagcatcaaagaaaaggacttcatccttgggggagagagtaaaagctcaaaagcaaaaggaccgaacttcgtttttggtataatcttaactcattcatttatgaccaaagaggaagaacttacttcgagggctctaatgattccgtttttggcgattcatgccaaaaagggggagaaatgagcccaaagcaaaaggaccgcaccaccaccaatttcaaaaacttagtgttttcaaagaagtatttatcaattggtatcctattgtgttcaaagggggagcaagtagtatttcaaaatgatatatcaaaaccctcttgaacactaagaggtggatctcttttagggggagttttgtttagtcaaaggaaaagcatttgattcagggggagaaaatttcaaatcttgaaaatgctttgcaaactcttattcatttacctttgactatttgcaaaagatctttgaaatggatttacaaaaagaatttgcaaaaacaaaactcgtggtgcaaacgtggtccaaaatgttatataagaaagaaacattccatggatatcttgtaagtagttatattggcattaattccaagcaacctttacacttacattatgcaaactagttcaattatgcacttctctatttgctttggtttgtgttggcatcaatcaccaaaaagggggagattgaaagggaattaggcttacacctagttcctaaataattttggtggttgaattgcccaacacaaatctttggactaactagtttgcccaagtgtatagattatacaggtgtaaaaggttcacactcagccaataaaaagaccaagttttggattcaacaaaggagcaaaggggcaaccgaaggcacccctggtctggcgcaccggactgtccggtgtgccaccggacagtgcacagtacctgtccggtgcaccaggggactcagactcaaactcttcaccttcgggaattccagaggcgactcggctaaaattcaccggactgtccggtgtacaccggacagtgtccggtgcgccaaaggaggtcggcctcaggaactcgccagcttcgggaaaagccaacggctcgtccgctataaatcaccggactgtccggtgtgcaccggactgtccggtgcaactccgggacaacggtcgtctccgcgccaacggctctctgccgcgcattcaatgcgccgtctgcgcgcgcagaagtcagaatcgcccatgctggcacaccggacatcaaacagtacctgtccggtgtgcaccggacacccaggcgggcccacatgtcaggagctccaacggctagaatccaacggcagtgatgacgtggcagggggcaccggactgtccggtgtgcaccggactgtccggtgcgccatcgcgcagaagcctccagccaacggtcaagtttggtggttggggctataaataccccaaccacccctccattccttgcatccaagttttccacttctcaaccacttacaagagctaggcattcaattctagacacattcaaagagatcaaatcctctccaattccacacaaaaccctagtgactggagagagtgatttgccgtgttcatttgagctcttgcgcttggattgcttcttttctgtctcatttgttcttgtgatcaaaactccattgtaatcaaggcaagaggcaccaattgtgtggtggcccttgcggggaagttttgttcccggctttgattagagaagagaagctcactcggtccgagggaccgtttgagagagggaagggttgaaagagacccggcctttgtggcctcctcaacggggagtaggtttgcaagaaccgaacctcggtaaaacaaatctccgtgtctcacttgcttattcgcttgggatttgttttgcgccctctcttgcggactcgtttattattactaacgctaaccccggcttgtagttgtgtttatatttgtaaatttcagtttcgccctattcaccccccctctaggcgactatcagagacGCAGTCATGACTCCCTCGAGGCCAACCCTaggcgggagacgcagtcacgacttgcccgaggccaaccccaggcgggagacacagtcacgactcgcccgaggctaaTCTCGGGCGGCAGTCGGTCACGACTCCCctgaggccaacctcgggcgggagacgagcacaactcgcccgaggccaaccccgggcgggagacgcaatcacgactcacccgaggccaacctcaGGCGAGAGACGCAGTCACAACTCGCCCAAGGCCAACCCCAGGAGGGAGACGGTCACGACACGCCCAAGGCCAACATCgggcgggagacacagtcacggctcgcccgaggccaaccccagGCGGGAGACGAtttcacggctcgcccgaggccaacctcgggcgggagacggtcacaactcgcccgaggccaaccccgagCGGGAGACGTAGTCACAActcacccgaggccaacctcaggcgggagacgcagtcacgactcgcctaaGGCCAACCCTAGGCGGGAGACGGTCACGACACGCCCGAGGCGAACCTCGGGCGGGCGACACAGTCACAGcttgcccgaggccaacctcgggcgggCGACGCAGTCACGGCTCGTCCGAGACCAACCTCGGGCGGGCGACGCAGTCACGGCTCGTctgaggccaacctcgggcgggagacgcagtcacggctCGCCCGTGGCCAATCCCGgacgggagacgcagtcacggctcgcccgaggccaaccccgggcgggagacggtttcacggctcgcccgaggccaacctcggttgGGAGACGCAGTCACCGCTCACACGAGGCCAACTCCGGGCGCGAGACGTAGtcatggctcgcccgaggccaaccccgagCAGGAGACGGTTtcacggctcgctcgaggccaaccTTGGGCGGGCGACGCAGCCACGGCTTGTTCGAGGCCAACCTCGTGTGGGAGACGGTTTCACAGCTCGCCTGAGGCCAACCTCGAGCGGTAGACGCAGTCACGGCTTGCCCGAGGCTAACTCCaggcgggagacgcagtcacggcttgcccgaggccaaccccgggCGGGAGACGGTTTCACGGCTCGCCCGGGGCCAACCTCGGTCGGGAGACGCAGTCATgggtcgcccgaggccaaccctgggcgggagacgcagtcacgctcgcccgaggccaacctcgggagGGAGGCGCAGTCATGGCTCGTCTGAGGCCAACCCCGGACAGGAGACGCAGCacgactcgtccgaggccaaCCTCGAGGCGGGAACGCAGTCATGACTCGCCCGGggccaacctcgggcgggagatccagttacgactcgcccgaggccaacccccgGGTGGGAGACACAGTCGTCTCCACGCTCCTCGTGCTCGTGCGGGTGCGGACTCTGCTCGCTGGCTCTGCCCCGACCCGTAGGTATATCGCCTTCGGCGCCGGCTACTCCTTTCGCCTTGTGTTGCATGACCCGGCCGCCGCCTCATGGGCGTCGTTGCTCGTGCTCGGTCCTCCCAGTGCGCGAGGGCGTGGCGGCGACCTTGCTTGAGCAGGCGCAGAGTCCGCTCGTCGGCTCTGCCCCGACCCGCAGGTACGCCGCCTCTGGCGCCGGATACTCCTTTCGCCTCGTGTTGCACGACCCAGACGCCAGCTCGTGGGCGTCGTTGCTCGTGTTCGGTCCTCCCAGTGCGCGAGGGCGTGGTGGTGACCTCGCTCGCGCAGGCGTGAACTCCGCTCGTCGGCTCTGCCTTGACCCGCAGGTACGCCGTCTCCGACGCCGGCTACTCCTTTCGCCTCGTGTTGCATGACCCGGCCGTTGGCTCGTAGGCGTCGTTGCCTGTGCTTGGTGTGCTTGGTCTTCCCAGTGCGCGAGGGCGCGGGGGTGACCGCCTCTCGCTCTTCTGCCATTTCGCTGTGTCCGGCGAGAGGCCCAGCGGTGAAGCTGCTGGGCAGGTGGGACCTTGAGACGTGGGCGCCGACGGTGTCGGTGCACATGTATGACTTCTTGTCCGGCATGGCGGGCGCCTTCGGGCGTCGTGAGCGAGGCAGGGGTGCTTGCGGTTGCCGTGGAGCGCAGTGGCCGGTGCGGAGCACGGTTTCGTGGTGGGCGTCGTGAGCGAGGCGGGCGGGGGTCAGGGGGTGAGGTCGCGGATGTCTTGCGGTGGGTGGGAGATGGACGACGAATGGATGGGGATCGGAGGATGCGGTCACGGTTGGTTCCGCAGATGAGAGCAGAGGATGCAACGAGCGATTGCTGTGAAAATTCGAGCAGGTGCACGTGGGGCGAGAGCGGGCGGGATTTTTTTTCCGGGTGATTGATGAGTAGCGTTAAGGATGATCCATTAAAGAATAACCGTCGAATGCGCTTTAGCAGAGAGAGTAGACAAACGAACTGATTTGGGACGTTGTTTTCTGACAGTAGGATTTTCTGAAGATAAAACGCTGGGTGCATTTAGCAGGGACATGAGTGCGTGGGATGAATCATGTTGTGTACTTAGCGTAGTTTAAACTGGTGGGTTTAAGGGGTAGAGATATGCGAAACAAACAATAAATTCCCATTTAGGTATGTATAAAGATTTGGCTGATAATGCATCTTCCATCCTTGTGCAAATACTTTTTTGGCAAGCACTTCACAATCAAATTATGATCCAGTACTAGATTTGCATTAGTAGACACTATATAATGGCATTTAGAGTTAGAAACTAGCAATAACCATAGATTTAAAACTACGTGTCTTAGTTGCACACATGTTTTCACATGCCATTTTTTGTGTTGGATTGATATTACACTAGTACCCTGGTTTCATAAATGGTTAACTTTTTTATTATTGTACAATGTCGTTTTAAATCTGTTGCAGAGACTAAACATTAGATGCAACCCCCAAGATGTTCTTGTTTGCATTCAGATAATGAATGAAAGGCAACGCCAAGCTGTAGTGAGGAAAGGGTTCTTCAACATACTTGACATGACCATCGATGCACTTGGAAGCCGAACACACCTTTGTTGGCTGATGGAGAAGCTAGACCCGAAAGACATGACTCTTCGCATTGGTCCAGGCAAAGAGctgaaaatcaccaaggagaccgTCCATCTCATCCTGGGTTTACCCAATACTGGTGGTGGGAAGCCTCTAAACATTGATGAAGTAAATGCAGCTGTTAACCTTAGGTCATCACTTGGCATCAGCAAAGATGAGTTTGGAGTTGCAAAGCTGCAAGAACGATTAAGATTAGGAGGCGATGATGACCTCTCAATTCGATGTTTTTTCTTGATCCTTTTCAACCGGCTGCTATTCCCAACTGCTAGCTGGTCTATATCCAACAATGAGGTGCTCTTGACAGAACAATTGGATCGTTTCCCTCATATTGATTGGTGTCATCTCATATTCAACGACTTATGTGAAGCTGCCCATAAATGGCATAACAGAAGCACTACAAATGTGTCGGCGACGATATATGGGTGTTCCATTGTCGTTCTTGTAAGTTTTCTCATGTCTGCCGGTTATTCATTTCATTCACTCCATTGCAAATTGCCAAAATTCGAAGTTTACACATATCTATTTTATGCTATTTTGTCGTTATGTACATATGATTCACCTAATATCAATATTTTTATAGGTGTACTACCTGGACCACCTCCACCACGCTGTAGCCCCCAACAACAAAAGCGACACACCGCGTATCAAATATTTTGACAAGAAAACCATAAAAGCATTGTCAATGGCTGATAAGAGGAAGCCACGTCAGGGCGGTGAACCATTTGGCCACTGTGATGTAAGAAATTACCCCAATACAGTCCTCTTTTAGTTCTTGTACAAACCATGTGTGTTCCATAGGACAGTTTAATTATGTACATGTTGTTTCTTTGCTTTACACATGTGTTGGTAGTGTTCCATTTCTATATAAAACCACATGTCATGGAATTTTTTTGAATCCGTTTACTGGAATATGTGCTGTTGTACAATAAATTCATTTACTAGTACTGTTAAATACATTGTTTTCTAGTAGCAATCTTGTGTATCTTTTTTCGATGTTCTAATTTATTGTCAACCCATTTACATCTTTATTAATTTACACACCGTTTTCACCAGTTTCGGAGCAGCTCAGAGACCTGTTACGCCCCTACACCTGAATTTCATGGTCAATTCGAGGTTAGTCTCTACCTCTCCAAGGTTATTCTTGCGACAACCACTTATCTGAGTTTACTCCATTAatatctatttgtttcttcagtttcaGTTCAGTTCAGATGCATTTGATGTAGCCCAAAATGCACCCTGTGGACATCACACCATCTCTATTCAAGTTCCACTTATCAAAGACATGATTTCAAGCAAGATTCAGCAACTCCCTGCATATCACCATCCCAAATTTGAAGCAAAGCTGCGTGCTTACGACTCAGAGGTTGGCAAGTCATTTGCCACTATCAACCAACGTCTTAGCAAGATTGTCAAAAAGCAGTACGACCTAGCAGACACATTTGGAGAGTTGATTGACGAGGTTCTTCGTGCTGAGATAAATAGTCCAGACAACAAAGATGACATGATAGAACCTTCCAATCCCTCAGCATCAGGTCAGTCATCCAGTTACTATATATGTATCCTGTATCCAAGCATAAATTACACCAATACATCTTCAGCTGGATTAACATGCTCCAGTTTGAAGATTGTTTCAATCCATACACTCGGTAACTTTTATACTTCAATGGTTACTAGTTTTTTACAGAGCATTGCACACAGTCTACTGACCAATTCATCTCAGATCCACTAATGACAGCCACGCAGCTGGAGTCGCAGATGATAGTCACTCAGGTGGAGGCCATATATAAAAGACAACAGGAAATGTGCCGAGCCTTCGAGAGTTCTCGTGATGAATCAGTCACACCTCAAAACATCGTTTGTTTCTACCTTTAACTTTATGATTTCTTATTCTTTAATTTCTGTACGACCGTTTTCATACTTAACCAACCGAAGCAACATTATGAGGGCCACAATGTTTGCAATTGGCTAGGTTTGTTACTTTGTTTATCAATTGTGCATTTTATTCTGTTTTTAAATTGTCATATTGTTTTGTGAAGCGGGGTGACACGACGGAAGATGATGCTCTTCAACTTGACTCTGGCCTAGTTTTGGACCAGATTCTAAGTGGCAATGTTAGTATAGTACATATATGAGTATGATTTTTTTTAGTTGTACTTATGGTTTATATTTTTTTTCTTGTTAATGCCAGTTTGTTCACTCACCACTTTTCTCTTTTCATGTTCATTTGGAACAGGAGACATATATGATGCACAAAACACGACACGACTCTGTGCCACTCACACAAATGGACTGTGTTCGCGCCCTTCGACAATTCCTGTGTGCTAAGGTCATGGATTTGAACAGGTACACATTCTTAAATTTCAAGCCATCAAACACAGCCTATTTTCATATACaactaacattttatgttgtcatGCGTACAATGTTTTTGTAGAAATGTCATTGATTTTGGTGAATATGTCGGTACTTGTCGTGATATACAACGATCGTTTGCCGATGGGGAGTGCCTTGACAATGTTTTCATGCAATGCTTCATTGATTGTGTTCGTGATGACGCCACAAATCATATCCCTCCACTAACTGCTCATCAACTTATCCTAGACGCCATTGTTGGGGTATTTACTACTTTCATGTCACTTTTGCTCACCTCGTATCATTTATTTAAAATACATAACACTGACAATTATTATGTAGGCTATATTGAACTTCGAGGAGCAGGAACAACACAGTAACACTCATCGGCCGTATGACCCAGCCATCCTAGAGAATTACTTGTCAAAGACACTGCCTTCGTTCAAGCAGTTGGACGAATACAAATCGGTAATAAGCATTTTCCTAGCCAATTACTTTTTATGCTCGTGTTTCCTAAATGCTGAATTCGTAACTCTTAATAATTTCAACTACTAGTATGGTAGTCCATTAGTGTCCATGCACACCAACCATAGTCTAATCCCCACTTTTACTTTCCTTATTACAAACAGATCATGGTCCCTATGCTCCGCGCGGGACATTGGACGTTGTATGTTATCAATTTTCAGAATCGATGCATACACATTCTAGACTCCAATCCATACGGACCAGAACTTGGTGAGACTACATGGGAAAGTTACCATTATGTTCAAATGGACATCGGGAAAAGGAAGTTACCATGGGCCAGACTAATAATGGTTAGACTAAACATGGCTCTCCAACATGTTCGACCAAGATCAAACCTACCTAGATTTGACAACTTTCCAATCGACATGGCTCCAAACTGTCCCACAATGAAAGCAGGGTCTAACGACTGTGGCTTCTTTGCTATGAGGTACATACAATATTATGACTATATGGATGGTGCTATCAATGTAGTTATAGACTCGGTACGTACGCTCAAGATTTTTCCTCTGTTCTATGGCACATTTTTTGCATAACAATCCCTTACTCATACATTCCTTTCATGTTTTACAGGATAATTCAGGTGACCTCCGCGCTCTTGCCTTGTATTACCTGATCTTCCATCGACTAAACAAGAATCGCTCATTGTCTCCAGAATTAGAAAGATTCAAGTTCCCCCATTATTAGATTAGTCTAGAGCAATATCATCAGATTGATCGTTGCACTCAAAGGTGTGCTAGCATGTATTTAGTGTATATGTTTGTCCATATGTATAGTGATCTAGTGCCTAAAACTGTTTTACAACCTTTACACGTTATAAACTTCTGTCACTTCTTATGGATCCATGCTGATCAAGTGCTTACCACCAGTTTTTACTACATTTTGTTATGTTGCTATGTTTCAATGATGTGGTGTGCAATTGTTATGTTGTTATGCTCAAATATTGTTCATTTTTTGTTATGGTTCTTATCTTGATATGCTATTCTATAGCCATATGTGTATGTCATTTGCTGTTAATATTGTCCTGTTATTTTTATACTATAATATGATATGATTTATGTCTTTTACACGGCTGTTTACGTTGTTTTTATTAGTGGTGGCATTTTGTTTTGCCCCCTGTCCCATTAATTTATCACCATCGTAAACATGTATATGCAAGTTGTCCATATTTGCTTTTTTATTGTCATGTCTCCAATTCAACATTGTACGTGAAAGTAGagggtgaatagacgaaacctaAAACTTATGAACTTTGAACACAAACTTCACCTGAGGTTAGCATTAGAACGAGTATAAATGAAATCAGAGTGCGAAGAGAAGTTCTTCtagcttagagttgctcaattaatTGCGGATtgctttgggagccaactcaaatcgaTCGCAAGTAAGAGAACTAGAGAGAAGAATCAAACCGTAAAGCAAGATTAACACTAAGGCATAGACAATTTGTTTCCTGAGGTTCGGTTTCAAAGAACCTACCCTCCATTGAGGAGACCACATAGGTCAGGTCTCTTTTAACCATTTctctcttaaacggtcacttagacagaTTGAGTGCTTTCTTCTTAATCTTGAGGGTCATTTAGATCCTGCaaagatcaccacacacttaggtgtctcttactagctttacaagtcaatgAGAATTTAGAAGAGGAAGAAAGCATGATcaagaaaaccaagcaacaagaaaatACAATGTCACACTCTTGAATATCTGTCATAAGgcgctaatcactaatgatcacaatCACGATTCTAGCACTTGGaggagctttgattgtgtctttgagggATTACCAGCAACCCTTTCTCCACTTTTACCCTCCATTGAATAGTTTAACCACTTGTTGCTCTTCCTCCTTATATTTCTTCAATAGAAAACCAAATTCATGTGTATCGACTACAAAACTTGTATGCCTCATTCACATTACCAAATGGCATACTGATCCTAGGTACCATTCTTGGATCAATAATTTCTAGCTGCACATAGACATAATCAGTTACTCACCACATATAGTCTATGTAACATTAGCGTTATTATATTTTCTATGACCAGGGGTTGTGCACAGTACTAATGTCATCATATAATGTGGTTAacttggtgcacatgcataaacCAATCGACACAACTTAAGCTTTTTTAATACTTACATGCTATGTAGGATATGAGGCGTGTCCTACTCATGATTATTGATAGTCCTCATAGGCATCTGTTGCCCTGCTCTCCTCATCGTTATAGCCTCCATTGCTTTGCCACCATCGACCCCTGGCGCCCGCAACTCTGCTGCTGGTGTTACGACCTCCCTCTTTGGTCCCACACTGTCGTCTAGTCCTTTGATTTGTTATGTCAACAAATATGACACTTTTACAATGCGTTTTACGTTCAAAATCTATTATGCAACATGCATAGAAAACTACCGCCAATCATGCGCCGTATGTTGGGTCTCATTTGCCATTACAAAACAGAACgaggatttacgctaaaattcatacGCTTTTATGCTGTTTTTGTTCCTATTTTACGCTTATATCTGTATGATCCAGACACCGCACACGATCCTGACATGCTCTAGTCCTGTCTGCATACGCTCGTGGGGGTCTAC
Proteins encoded:
- the LOC100303785 gene encoding uncharacterized protein isoform X14, which gives rise to MNERQRQAVVRKGFFNILDMTIDALGSRTHLCWLMEKLDPKDMTLRIGPGKELKITKETVHLILGLPNTGGGKPLNIDEVNAAVNLRSSLGISKDEFGVAKLQERLRLGGDDDLSIRCFFLILFNRLLFPTASWSISNNEVLLTEQLDRFPHIDWCHLIFNDLCEAAHKWHNRSTTNVSATIYGCSIVVLVYYLDHLHHAVAPNNKSDTPRIKYFDKKTIKALSMADKRKPRQGGEPFGHCDFRSSSETCYAPTPEFHGQFEFQFSSDAFDVAQNAPCGHHTISIQVPLIKDMISSKIQQLPAYHHPKFEAKLRAYDSEVGKSFATINQRLSKIVKKQYDLADTFGELIDEVLRAEINSPDNKDDMIEPSNPSASDPLMTATQLESQMIVTQVEAIYKRQQEMCRAFESSRDESVTPQNIRGDTTEDDALQLDSGLVLDQILSGNETYMMHKTRHDSVPLTQMDCVRALRQFLCAKVMDLNRNVIDFGEYVGTCRDIQRSFADGECLDNVFMQCFIDCVRDDATNHIPPLTAHQLILDAIVGAILNFEEQEQHSNTHRPYDPAILENYLSKTLPSFKQLDEYKSIMVPMLRAGHWTLYVINFQNRCIHILDSNPYGPELGETTWESYHYVQMDIGKRKLPWARLIMVRLNMALQHVRPRSNLPRFDNFPIDMAPNCPTMKAGSNDCGFFAMRYIQYYDYMDGAINVVIDSDNSGDLRALALYYLIFHRLNKNRSLSPELERFKFPHY
- the LOC100303785 gene encoding uncharacterized protein isoform X1, producing MKQVDRPPRNPKRTIIESSQECFSVDTPRLTATGDPPNASRDGDRSRPRKRPAVLQQSTNQLPSGDDNDDFMPPKKKSNAKLSVTKKMKVEDTRRQRLNIRCNPQDVLVCIQIMNERQRQAVVRKGFFNILDMTIDALGSRTHLCWLMEKLDPKDMTLRIGPGKELKITKETVHLILGLPNTGGGKPLNIDEVNAAVNLRSSLGISKDEFGVAKLQERLRLGGDDDLSIRCFFLILFNRLLFPTASWSISNNEVLLTEQLDRFPHIDWCHLIFNDLCEAAHKWHNRSTTNVSATIYGCSIVVLVYYLDHLHHAVAPNNKSDTPRIKYFDKKTIKALSMADKRKPRQGGEPFGHCDFRSSSETCYAPTPEFHGQFEFQFSSDAFDVAQNAPCGHHTISIQVPLIKDMISSKIQQLPAYHHPKFEAKLRAYDSEVGKSFATINQRLSKIVKKQYDLADTFGELIDEVLRAEINSPDNKDDMIEPSNPSASGQSSSYYICILYPSINYTNTSSAGLTCSSLKIVSIHTLDPLMTATQLESQMIVTQVEAIYKRQQEMCRAFESSRDESVTPQNIRGDTTEDDALQLDSGLVLDQILSGNETYMMHKTRHDSVPLTQMDCVRALRQFLCAKVMDLNRNVIDFGEYVGTCRDIQRSFADGECLDNVFMQCFIDCVRDDATNHIPPLTAHQLILDAIVGAILNFEEQEQHSNTHRPYDPAILENYLSKTLPSFKQLDEYKSIMVPMLRAGHWTLYVINFQNRCIHILDSNPYGPELGETTWESYHYVQMDIGKRKLPWARLIMVRLNMALQHVRPRSNLPRFDNFPIDMAPNCPTMKAGSNDCGFFAMRYIQYYDYMDGAINVVIDSDNSGDLRALALYYLIFHRLNKNRSLSPELERFKFPHY
- the LOC100303785 gene encoding uncharacterized protein isoform X11 — translated: MNERQRQAVVRKGFFNILDMTIDALGSRTHLCWLMEKLDPKDMTLRIGPGKELKITKETVHLILGLPNTGGGKPLNIDEVNAAVNLRSSLGISKDEFGVAKLQERLRLGGDDDLSIRCFFLILFNRLLFPTASWSISNNEVLLTEQLDRFPHIDWCHLIFNDLCEAAHKWHNRSTTNVSATIYGCSIVVLVYYLDHLHHAVAPNNKSDTPRIKYFDKKTIKALSMADKRKPRQGGEPFGHCDFRSSSETCYAPTPEFHGQFEFQFSSDAFDVAQNAPCGHHTISIQVPLIKDMISSKIQQLPAYHHPKFEAKLRAYDSEVGKSFATINQRLSKIVKKQYDLADTFGELIDEVLRAEINSPDNKDDMIEPSNPSASGQSSSYYICILYPSINYTNTSSAGLTCSSLKIVSIHTLDPLMTATQLESQMIVTQVEAIYKRQQEMCRAFESSRDESVTPQNIRGDTTEDDALQLDSGLVLDQILSGNETYMMHKTRHDSVPLTQMDCVRALRQFLCAKVMDLNRNVIDFGEYVGTCRDIQRSFADGECLDNVFMQCFIDCVRDDATNHIPPLTAHQLILDAIVGAILNFEEQEQHSNTHRPYDPAILENYLSKTLPSFKQLDEYKSIMVPMLRAGHWTLYVINFQNRCIHILDSNPYGPELGETTWESYHYVQMDIGKRKLPWARLIMVRLNMALQHVRPRSNLPRFDNFPIDMAPNCPTMKAGSNDCGFFAMRYIQYYDYMDGAINVVIDSDNSGDLRALALYYLIFHRLNKNRSLSPELERFKFPHY